The following are from one region of the Prevotella communis genome:
- a CDS encoding family 43 glycosylhydrolase, translating into MQRLHTILAALAIASAANAQIGQPYIHDPSTLAECDGKYYTFGTGGGGIISDDGWSWHSGADRPGGGAAPDMIKIGDRYLCIYGATGGGLGGGHSGRILTMWNKTLDPKSPDFKWSTAVEVCASDGMEDQDAIDPGVLLDPTTGRLWVSYGTYFGTIRLIELDPKTGFRMKGNKEKDIAIDCEATDLIYRNGWYYLLGTHGTCCDGVNSTYNIVVGRSRSVEGPYLDNVGRDMYHGGGKMVVAAGDRKTGAGHFGRTIIDEGIEVTSFHWEADFDQGGSSVLAIRPLLWKNDWPYAGDHFKGGTFEIESERRGYSLELAVDFVRMNVARRGGFGRPQADAAPPKPIENQTLDQVKGTWPEGDIAVRCGDYMFRPHQLWTITPVNEAGGYLSNSYFKITISGTDRALCATANKEVSTVPTFTGADEQLWRIEQAVDGTFRIMPKRIPGETDVNKKLCLYSIADSTPTLAEWDFNSDNSKWNLKELR; encoded by the coding sequence ATGCAACGTTTACATACAATCCTGGCTGCACTGGCTATTGCATCAGCAGCCAATGCTCAAATTGGACAACCATATATTCACGACCCTTCAACACTTGCAGAGTGTGATGGAAAATACTATACCTTTGGTACAGGTGGTGGCGGTATCATCTCTGATGATGGTTGGTCTTGGCACAGTGGTGCTGACCGTCCTGGTGGCGGTGCTGCTCCCGATATGATAAAGATAGGTGATCGCTACCTGTGTATCTATGGTGCTACAGGTGGTGGACTTGGCGGTGGACATAGTGGTCGTATCCTCACGATGTGGAATAAGACGCTTGACCCTAAGTCACCAGATTTCAAGTGGAGTACCGCTGTGGAGGTTTGTGCTTCCGACGGAATGGAAGATCAGGATGCTATCGACCCAGGCGTATTGCTTGATCCTACGACTGGTCGTCTGTGGGTAAGCTATGGTACTTATTTCGGAACTATCCGTCTTATCGAACTTGATCCTAAGACGGGCTTCCGCATGAAGGGTAACAAGGAAAAAGATATTGCTATCGACTGTGAGGCTACCGATCTTATCTATCGTAATGGCTGGTACTATTTGTTGGGTACACACGGTACTTGCTGTGATGGTGTGAACTCTACCTATAATATAGTGGTGGGACGCTCACGTAGTGTGGAAGGTCCTTACCTTGATAATGTAGGTCGCGACATGTATCATGGTGGTGGTAAGATGGTGGTCGCTGCCGGTGATCGTAAGACAGGTGCCGGACACTTCGGACGTACCATCATTGACGAGGGTATCGAGGTGACATCATTCCACTGGGAGGCCGACTTTGATCAAGGTGGTAGTAGTGTGCTGGCTATCCGTCCTTTGTTGTGGAAGAACGATTGGCCCTATGCTGGTGACCATTTCAAGGGAGGCACCTTCGAGATTGAGTCAGAGCGTCGTGGCTATTCTTTGGAACTTGCTGTTGACTTCGTTCGCATGAACGTTGCACGTCGTGGCGGATTCGGTCGCCCACAGGCTGACGCAGCTCCTCCAAAGCCTATTGAGAACCAGACTCTGGATCAGGTAAAGGGAACTTGGCCCGAGGGCGATATCGCCGTACGTTGCGGTGACTATATGTTCCGTCCTCATCAGCTTTGGACGATAACTCCAGTTAACGAGGCTGGTGGCTATCTGAGTAATTCTTATTTCAAGATTACTATTTCAGGTACAGACCGTGCACTCTGTGCTACAGCTAATAAAGAAGTAAGCACCGTGCCAACCTTTACAGGTGCTGATGAGCAGCTCTGGCGTATCGAACAGGCTGTTGATGGTACTTTCCGTATTATGCCTAAGCGTATTCCTGGTGAGACTGACGTGAACAAGAAACTCTGCCTTTATAGCATCGCGGACTCAACACCTACATTGGCCGAGTGGGACTTCAACTCAGATAACTCGAAATGGAATCTGAAAGAACTGAGATAA
- the rd gene encoding rubredoxin, producing the protein MKKYVCNVCGYVYDPAVGDPDSGIPAGSAFEDLPDDWACPVCGVSKEDFSPEE; encoded by the coding sequence ATGAAAAAGTATGTGTGTAATGTGTGCGGTTACGTGTATGACCCAGCTGTAGGTGATCCTGATAGCGGAATTCCCGCTGGTTCTGCATTTGAAGATCTTCCTGATGATTGGGCTTGTCCTGTTTGCGGTGTAAGTAAAGAAGACTTTAGTCCAGAGGAATAA
- a CDS encoding leucine-rich repeat domain-containing protein, protein MKRFLLSILLVTCQLSYCAAQQLTVKVDSVGQLAGKLTDDIRFSMSELKVCGPLNTSDLRLLQTIAGRGVKPKRASNHHLLALDLSEASIPESKGAIRMRAGALPAAMFLNCKDLERVVLPASLTEIGRSCFSGCINLKVVELPETLKLIGEYAFSGCQNLTDITIPASLESLQGHAFDGCASLTCVDIPELVTNIDAFAFNNCKSLETVNIEGQIKRVNNNLFSGCEHLKSITLPQSVTYIGSEAFKGCTAMETAELPEVLTEINVNAFEDCQSLREIQLNVVTAISSEAFKGCSSLENFKVDNLKRMGPGAFQNCLNLKEISIDGNLPTISAESFSGCTSLSSVTLPDGIRTIGKRAFADCKSIEIIKLPASLARIDDEAFNQCSSLKNIYLPKLTKKMGRGVFENCISLDSVNIEGFVDKLDDRVFRNCHSLRVILLPVSIKGVGDNAFEQCSSLYAIDLPISCSEVGDNAFEKCSSLTTMIIPAACTEIGSAAFRECSGLARIEFPAALKKIGGNAFAKCASLREIAFSSPIPPSISSSSFKNVVTATCIVSVPRGAKRNYAEDKTWKKMAKIVEQ, encoded by the coding sequence ATGAAACGATTTCTGTTAAGCATACTATTGGTGACCTGCCAATTGTCATATTGCGCAGCACAACAGCTTACCGTAAAAGTTGATTCCGTAGGACAACTGGCAGGTAAACTGACGGACGATATTCGTTTTTCTATGTCAGAACTGAAGGTTTGCGGTCCACTAAATACCAGTGACCTCAGGCTATTGCAGACTATTGCCGGACGAGGTGTAAAACCAAAGCGTGCTAGTAATCATCATCTCTTGGCGCTCGACCTCTCAGAGGCCAGTATCCCTGAGTCTAAAGGTGCTATCCGTATGCGCGCAGGAGCACTCCCCGCGGCAATGTTTTTGAACTGCAAAGATCTGGAGCGTGTTGTCCTGCCTGCCTCGTTGACAGAGATAGGCCGAAGCTGTTTCAGTGGATGTATCAATCTGAAAGTCGTAGAGTTGCCAGAAACGCTAAAATTAATCGGAGAGTATGCTTTCAGTGGTTGTCAGAACTTGACTGATATCACGATTCCAGCGAGTTTGGAGTCTCTTCAAGGCCACGCATTCGATGGTTGTGCCTCACTCACCTGCGTAGATATACCTGAACTTGTAACGAATATCGACGCATTTGCCTTTAATAATTGTAAGTCACTGGAGACTGTCAATATAGAAGGACAGATAAAACGTGTCAACAATAACCTGTTCTCAGGTTGCGAACATCTGAAAAGTATCACGCTGCCACAATCTGTAACCTATATAGGAAGTGAAGCTTTCAAAGGTTGTACAGCCATGGAGACTGCTGAACTCCCAGAGGTGCTCACAGAAATTAATGTCAACGCATTCGAAGATTGCCAAAGCTTGCGCGAAATTCAACTCAACGTGGTTACAGCCATCAGCAGTGAGGCATTCAAGGGCTGCAGCAGTCTTGAGAATTTCAAAGTTGACAATCTTAAACGTATGGGACCAGGCGCTTTTCAGAACTGTCTTAATCTAAAAGAAATTAGCATAGACGGCAACCTGCCTACCATCAGCGCGGAATCATTCTCCGGCTGTACCAGTCTGTCATCCGTGACTCTCCCAGATGGTATCCGAACCATTGGCAAGCGAGCTTTTGCTGATTGCAAATCTATAGAAATCATCAAGTTACCTGCTTCTTTGGCAAGGATTGACGATGAAGCTTTCAACCAATGCTCCAGTCTGAAGAACATCTATCTTCCCAAACTCACAAAAAAAATGGGACGCGGTGTCTTTGAGAATTGTATCTCACTTGACAGCGTCAATATTGAGGGCTTTGTAGATAAATTGGATGACAGAGTATTCCGCAACTGCCACTCATTACGTGTGATACTGCTCCCAGTCTCTATCAAAGGCGTAGGTGACAATGCCTTCGAGCAGTGCAGTTCGCTCTATGCTATCGACCTGCCTATATCCTGTTCAGAGGTCGGAGACAATGCTTTTGAGAAGTGTTCTTCACTAACTACAATGATTATCCCTGCCGCTTGCACAGAGATAGGTAGCGCGGCCTTCCGCGAGTGTAGCGGATTGGCACGTATAGAATTCCCTGCAGCATTAAAGAAAATTGGCGGTAATGCTTTTGCAAAATGCGCCTCATTACGCGAGATTGCATTCAGTTCACCCATACCTCCTTCCATCAGTAGCAGTTCATTCAAAAATGTTGTAACGGCTACCTGTATCGTCTCTGTACCCAGAGGGGCAAAAAGGAATTATGCAGAGGATAAAACATGGAAAAAGATGGCAAAAATCGTTGAACAGTAA
- a CDS encoding TM2 domain-containing protein: MTKEQIDQLIDMNCDKLASEFIPQIRERLENVDEGVAQAAFSNLKGGTLMTFIAWFLGGLGVDRFMLGDTGLGIAKLLTCGGCGIWTIIDIFTAGSRTRKYNAQKVLSSI; encoded by the coding sequence ATGACAAAAGAACAGATTGATCAGCTAATTGACATGAACTGTGACAAGCTTGCCTCAGAATTCATTCCTCAGATTCGTGAGCGTTTGGAAAATGTTGATGAAGGTGTAGCTCAGGCTGCATTCTCAAACCTGAAGGGTGGCACCCTGATGACCTTTATCGCATGGTTCCTCGGAGGTCTCGGTGTTGACCGTTTCATGCTTGGCGATACTGGTTTAGGTATTGCGAAACTCCTGACCTGCGGCGGTTGTGGCATTTGGACAATTATCGACATTTTCACCGCTGGCAGTCGTACAAGAAAGTACAATGCCCAAAAGGTTCTATCATCAATTTAA
- a CDS encoding Mrp/NBP35 family ATP-binding protein has product MTLYPKLIMDALATVTYAGTKKNLVESEMVADTPSINGQAVKVILVFPRDTDPFLKSTVKAAEAAIKYHCGQDVEVTIKTEFKSKPRPEVEKLLPQVKNIIAVSSGKGGVGKSTVSANLAIALARLGYKVGLLDTDIFGPSMPKMFHVEDARPYAVNKDGRDLIEPIEQYGVKLLSIGFFVNPDTATLWRGGMATSALKQLIADADWGELDYFILDTPPGTSDIHLTLLQTLSITGAVIVSTPQQVALADARKGIDMYRNEKVNVPILGLIENMAWFTPAELPENKYYIFGKEGCKQLAQEMDVPLLAQIPLVQSICESGDEGAPAATKVDTITGQAFLNLAQAVVTVVNRRNKDLPKTKIVKV; this is encoded by the coding sequence ATGACTTTATATCCCAAACTGATTATGGATGCCCTTGCTACGGTGACGTATGCGGGCACAAAAAAGAACTTAGTAGAAAGTGAGATGGTGGCCGACACCCCATCTATCAACGGCCAGGCAGTAAAGGTCATCCTGGTATTCCCACGTGATACAGACCCATTCCTAAAATCCACCGTAAAAGCAGCAGAAGCCGCCATCAAATACCATTGTGGTCAGGATGTAGAGGTAACTATCAAAACAGAATTCAAGTCGAAACCTCGTCCTGAAGTGGAAAAACTACTCCCTCAAGTTAAGAATATCATTGCCGTCAGCAGTGGTAAGGGTGGTGTAGGCAAAAGCACTGTATCTGCCAATCTTGCAATAGCTTTGGCTCGTCTGGGCTATAAGGTAGGATTGCTGGATACTGATATCTTCGGCCCATCTATGCCAAAGATGTTTCATGTAGAAGATGCACGTCCATACGCTGTCAACAAAGACGGTCGTGACCTCATCGAACCTATCGAGCAATATGGTGTCAAGCTGCTTAGTATCGGATTTTTTGTAAATCCCGACACGGCAACGCTTTGGCGCGGTGGTATGGCTACAAGCGCACTGAAACAACTCATTGCAGATGCCGACTGGGGCGAACTGGACTACTTTATTCTGGATACACCTCCAGGCACTAGCGATATTCATCTGACGTTGCTACAGACACTCAGTATCACAGGTGCCGTCATCGTCTCTACGCCACAGCAGGTTGCATTGGCTGACGCACGCAAAGGTATTGATATGTATCGTAACGAGAAAGTCAACGTGCCCATTCTGGGTCTCATTGAGAATATGGCTTGGTTTACACCAGCCGAACTGCCAGAGAACAAATACTATATCTTCGGCAAGGAAGGTTGTAAGCAACTGGCACAAGAGATGGATGTACCCCTATTGGCACAGATACCACTCGTGCAAAGCATCTGTGAAAGTGGTGACGAGGGAGCTCCTGCTGCCACAAAGGTAGACACCATAACAGGTCAGGCTTTCCTCAATTTAGCTCAGGCTGTTGTCACGGTAGTGAATCGTCGAAACAAAGACTTGCCCAAGACAAAGATTGTAAAAGTATAA
- a CDS encoding TM2 domain-containing protein — protein sequence MELRDAEQIILLYSSKLSPEYIPMIKERLLELDRSTAITAFCDLKDPQTAFIISICEFFIQIHGISRFYIGDIGIGIGKLLTCGGCDIWWLIDLFLISDATRSRNTQKVMRLLGI from the coding sequence ATGGAATTAAGAGACGCAGAACAAATCATCTTGCTGTATTCTTCTAAACTATCTCCAGAATACATCCCGATGATAAAAGAAAGACTATTGGAACTTGATCGTTCTACCGCTATTACTGCTTTCTGTGACTTGAAAGACCCGCAAACAGCCTTCATCATCTCAATTTGCGAGTTTTTTATCCAAATCCATGGAATTAGTCGCTTTTACATAGGTGATATAGGCATCGGCATAGGAAAACTACTAACCTGTGGCGGTTGCGATATCTGGTGGCTCATAGATCTCTTCCTTATTTCTGATGCAACCCGCAGCAGAAATACACAAAAGGTGATGCGACTCCTTGGCATCTGA
- a CDS encoding family 43 glycosylhydrolase: MKKTLTILTLAVPLITAAQNPVIRDQFTADPTARVFNGKVYLYPSHDILPPTGQRQDWFCMEDYHVFSSENLTDWTDHGVIVTQNKVPWVRKDSYSMWAPDCVEKNGKYYFYFPSAPAAGRGGFAVGVAVADSPEGPFIPEPEPIKGINGIDPCVLQASDGNAYIFWGNGRCAKLKPNMKELADDNPKETVKWGNREMEMIGVSCLKDLPNRQAEGPFAFEYNGNYYLTYPYVRENTEVLGYAMSKNPMGPYEYKGLIMAEHANGCWTNHHSIVNYKGQWYLFYHHNFFSPSDDKRRSVQIEKLYFNADGTIQEVKPTMRGVGINKATEKIEIDRYSNASQSVTTAHVDTTIAFSGDYATIPSKGWMRYADVDFDCLTDGYLQISVKASDDTEFCIREKSATGKVIARIKLAVRPPEPIPGAAANPMMARFRRDQRNQWLTQTTTLEYTPKGVTDLVMTNEGGGELSVDWILFKNRPKYFSPATSTPAKPDSEGFIRRWTLLEPIDKPNSGNTVFTDTYLREHFNREYFKGQQTILPKDGQKVKAVFQQEQAPAGFGRGAQQMPEGPKVKTVKQTLTWHALDSENFNVKLFRFAEKWGEKVYGVLFWGVTIIDCPEDIENVRLAVGSNSASMWWLNGDEVLLLSGDRRMVKDDAVSHRLTLKKGRNVLRGAIINGPGMSDFCVRFINEKGTPVTNYSIINSK; this comes from the coding sequence ATGAAGAAAACCTTAACTATTTTGACGCTAGCTGTGCCATTAATTACAGCAGCTCAAAATCCCGTGATCCGTGACCAGTTTACGGCTGACCCAACTGCGCGAGTTTTTAACGGTAAAGTTTATCTCTATCCGTCTCACGACATTCTGCCACCAACGGGACAACGTCAGGATTGGTTCTGTATGGAGGACTATCACGTTTTCTCGTCAGAGAATCTGACTGACTGGACCGACCACGGTGTGATTGTGACTCAGAATAAGGTTCCCTGGGTAAGAAAAGACTCTTATTCTATGTGGGCTCCTGATTGCGTAGAGAAAAACGGAAAGTATTATTTTTATTTCCCATCTGCTCCTGCTGCCGGACGTGGCGGATTTGCTGTTGGTGTAGCTGTTGCCGATAGTCCAGAGGGTCCGTTTATTCCTGAACCAGAGCCCATCAAGGGTATCAATGGCATTGACCCGTGTGTGCTTCAGGCTTCAGACGGTAATGCATATATCTTCTGGGGTAATGGGCGTTGTGCCAAACTGAAGCCCAATATGAAAGAACTGGCTGACGATAATCCCAAGGAGACAGTGAAGTGGGGTAACCGTGAGATGGAAATGATTGGTGTTAGTTGCTTGAAAGATCTGCCTAATCGGCAGGCTGAGGGACCCTTCGCCTTTGAGTATAATGGCAATTATTATCTGACCTATCCTTATGTAAGAGAGAATACCGAGGTTCTAGGCTATGCCATGAGTAAGAATCCCATGGGACCTTACGAGTATAAGGGACTGATTATGGCAGAGCATGCCAATGGTTGTTGGACTAACCATCATAGTATCGTGAACTACAAAGGGCAGTGGTATCTGTTCTATCATCATAATTTCTTCTCGCCCAGCGATGATAAGCGTCGCTCAGTACAGATTGAGAAACTGTATTTCAATGCTGATGGTACCATACAGGAAGTGAAACCTACAATGCGAGGTGTTGGTATTAATAAGGCTACAGAGAAGATTGAGATTGATCGTTACAGTAACGCTTCTCAGAGCGTGACCACTGCTCATGTGGATACAACAATTGCTTTCAGTGGTGATTATGCAACTATTCCTTCTAAGGGTTGGATGAGATATGCTGATGTGGACTTCGATTGTCTGACAGACGGTTATCTTCAGATTAGTGTGAAAGCAAGTGATGATACTGAGTTCTGTATCCGTGAAAAGAGTGCTACAGGTAAGGTCATCGCTCGCATCAAGTTGGCCGTTCGCCCACCAGAACCCATTCCTGGAGCTGCTGCCAATCCAATGATGGCTCGTTTCCGTCGTGATCAGAGAAATCAGTGGCTCACTCAGACTACAACGTTGGAGTACACACCAAAGGGAGTTACCGACCTTGTAATGACTAATGAGGGTGGGGGCGAACTCTCTGTTGACTGGATTTTGTTCAAGAATCGTCCGAAGTATTTCTCACCAGCTACATCAACACCAGCTAAGCCTGATAGCGAGGGATTCATACGTCGATGGACACTCTTAGAGCCTATTGATAAGCCGAATAGTGGTAACACTGTATTTACTGATACCTATCTGCGTGAGCATTTCAATCGTGAGTATTTTAAGGGGCAGCAGACGATTCTGCCTAAGGATGGTCAGAAGGTGAAGGCTGTGTTCCAGCAGGAACAGGCTCCTGCAGGATTCGGTCGTGGTGCACAGCAGATGCCGGAGGGACCGAAAGTGAAGACCGTGAAGCAGACGCTGACTTGGCATGCGCTTGATAGCGAGAACTTCAATGTGAAATTGTTCCGCTTCGCAGAGAAATGGGGCGAGAAGGTCTATGGTGTGCTTTTCTGGGGTGTGACTATTATCGACTGTCCTGAGGATATTGAGAATGTACGCTTGGCTGTTGGTTCTAACTCTGCTTCAATGTGGTGGCTCAATGGTGACGAGGTGCTTCTGCTCTCTGGCGACCGTCGTATGGTGAAGGACGATGCCGTGTCTCACCGCTTGACCTTAAAGAAAGGACGCAACGTCCTGCGTGGTGCCATTATTAATGGCCCTGGTATGAGCGACTTCTGCGTGCGCTTCATTAACGAGAAAGGTACCCCTGTAACAAACTATTCAATCATTAATAGCAAATAA
- a CDS encoding D-2-hydroxyacid dehydrogenase → MKIVILDGYSAQPGDLSWLGLENLGTLMVYDRTAPEQTVERAKDAEIVLTNKVVISKEVIAQLPLLKYVGVLATGYNVVDIEAARERGIVVTNVPAYSTESVAQMVFAHLLTVMNRTEHYALQNRHGRWSANPDFCYWDTELTELAGKTFGIVGLGNIGRRVAQIAIAFGMKVQALTSKSETELPDGVSKVDLDTLLATSDVLSLHCPLTDSTRHLVNKETLSKMKPSAVIINTGRGPLVDDGAVANALESGRLYAFCADVLTNEPPSMSNPLLMQPNAYITPHIAWATKEARVRLIQVATDNVRCFLNGNPQNVVSS, encoded by the coding sequence ATGAAGATAGTCATTTTAGATGGTTACTCGGCCCAGCCAGGAGATTTATCTTGGCTGGGTCTTGAGAATTTAGGCACATTGATGGTCTATGACCGTACTGCGCCTGAACAGACTGTAGAGCGGGCTAAAGACGCAGAGATAGTGCTTACTAATAAAGTTGTTATCAGTAAGGAGGTGATAGCCCAGTTACCGCTTTTGAAATATGTCGGAGTATTGGCTACAGGTTATAATGTGGTAGATATTGAAGCGGCCCGTGAACGTGGCATCGTGGTGACGAATGTACCCGCTTATAGTACGGAGAGCGTTGCCCAGATGGTATTTGCTCATTTGCTTACTGTGATGAATCGCACAGAGCATTACGCTCTTCAGAATCGTCATGGTCGCTGGAGTGCTAATCCTGATTTCTGTTATTGGGATACGGAGTTGACAGAGTTGGCTGGTAAGACCTTTGGTATTGTGGGACTGGGTAATATTGGCCGTCGTGTAGCTCAGATTGCTATTGCGTTTGGAATGAAGGTACAGGCGCTGACGAGTAAGTCGGAAACAGAGCTGCCTGATGGTGTCTCGAAAGTAGATCTCGATACGTTGTTGGCTACTTCTGATGTATTGTCCTTACACTGCCCTCTGACTGACAGTACTCGTCATCTCGTAAATAAAGAGACACTTAGCAAAATGAAACCTTCTGCTGTTATTATCAACACCGGTCGTGGACCGTTGGTTGATGATGGGGCTGTGGCTAATGCTCTTGAAAGTGGACGTCTTTATGCTTTTTGCGCTGATGTGCTTACGAATGAACCGCCGAGTATGTCAAATCCACTTTTGATGCAGCCAAATGCGTATATCACCCCTCATATAGCATGGGCAACGAAAGAGGCGAGGGTACGTTTGATACAAGTCGCGACTGATAATGTGCGTTGTTTTTTGAATGGCAACCCTCAGAATGTTGTGTCATCATAA
- a CDS encoding DUF2752 domain-containing protein has translation MTIKKGLPLILGIAATVVVLTLLYLFNPVETEYAPKCIFHAVTGLSCPGCGMQRFLHAFMHGNFLEAIQYNYMLIVLIPYLLLFGIERFILIGERKKRWNSIIEGRVISTIMIILAPSWFIIRNILHI, from the coding sequence ATGACCATCAAAAAAGGATTGCCTTTAATACTGGGTATAGCAGCGACAGTAGTCGTGCTGACGCTGCTTTACCTTTTCAATCCAGTTGAAACGGAATACGCTCCAAAATGCATTTTCCACGCTGTAACGGGATTGAGCTGTCCAGGATGTGGTATGCAAAGATTCCTGCATGCTTTTATGCACGGTAACTTCCTTGAGGCAATACAATACAATTACATGCTAATTGTTCTCATTCCTTATTTATTATTATTCGGAATAGAGAGATTTATTCTCATAGGCGAAAGAAAAAAACGCTGGAACAGTATTATTGAAGGGCGTGTTATTTCAACAATCATGATAATCCTTGCACCAAGCTGGTTTATTATCCGGAATATTTTACATATCTAA
- the trmB gene encoding tRNA (guanosine(46)-N7)-methyltransferase TrmB, with protein sequence MSKGKLAKFADMETYENVFQYPYSVVSDVPFAMRGHWREQYFKNNNPIVLELGCGKGEYTVGLAKRYPQINFIGVDIKGARMWTGATQATQEGLKNVAFLRTNIEIIDRFFAPDEVQEIWLTFSDPQMKNPRKRLSSTYFMERYRRFLTDNGIIHLKTDSNFLATYTNYMVDHNHLPVDLRTDDLYKQENQAFAEAASIQTYYESMWLARGLNIKYLKFHLPHEGALEEPNVEIELDDYRSYHRSKRSSLETAK encoded by the coding sequence ATGAGTAAAGGAAAATTGGCTAAGTTTGCCGACATGGAAACATACGAGAACGTCTTTCAATACCCTTATTCGGTAGTGAGCGATGTGCCGTTTGCCATGCGCGGACACTGGCGCGAGCAATATTTTAAGAACAACAACCCTATCGTACTCGAACTGGGATGCGGAAAGGGAGAATACACCGTAGGATTGGCAAAGCGCTATCCGCAAATAAACTTCATTGGCGTTGACATCAAAGGAGCACGCATGTGGACAGGTGCGACACAGGCTACTCAAGAAGGCCTGAAAAACGTGGCATTTCTACGCACTAACATTGAGATTATCGACCGTTTCTTTGCTCCAGATGAGGTGCAGGAGATTTGGCTCACTTTCAGCGACCCGCAGATGAAGAACCCACGTAAACGTCTGAGCAGCACATACTTCATGGAGCGTTACCGTCGTTTCCTCACAGACAACGGAATCATTCATCTTAAGACAGACTCCAATTTCCTGGCTACCTACACCAACTATATGGTGGACCATAATCATCTGCCAGTTGATTTAAGGACTGACGATCTCTACAAGCAAGAAAATCAGGCTTTTGCTGAAGCTGCCTCTATCCAGACCTATTATGAGTCCATGTGGTTAGCACGCGGACTGAACATCAAATATCTGAAATTCCATCTTCCGCATGAAGGCGCCCTAGAAGAGCCAAATGTAGAGATAGAATTGGATGACTATCGTAGTTATCACCGTTCGAAACGCAGTTCATTGGAAACGGCAAAATAA